The region TAGCTATAGAATTGTCACCAAATCGTCAAGCGATTGACACAGCGAAAGCCTCCAAGCCATGGGCCGAGGAAGGCTTTGACTTCAGAGCCTCACAGGGTGAGGGTGCGCCGTTCTTCTTTTGTGGCCTGTTCAAAGTGGTACGCAGCTCTCAAGACGGTGGCTTCGCCCAGGTGCGGTCCCAGAATCTGGACTCCAATGGGCAAGCCTTGCGAGGTGTAGCCGCACGGAAGGGACAGGCCGGGGATTCCGGCGAGGCTTGCCGGCAGAGTGAAGACGTCGATGAGGTACATCTGGAGAGGATTTTGGGTTTTTTCACCCAGGACGAAAGCCGCCGTGGGGGACACGGGGCCCAGTAGCACGTCACAGTGCTCAAAGGCTCTCAAAAAATCCTGGCGAATCAGAGTCCTCACCTGGGAGGCTTTGAGGTAGTAGGCATCGTAGTAGCCGGAGGACAGGCAATAGGTTCCCAGCATGATGCGCCGCTTCACTTCGGTGCCGAATCCTCGGCTGCGGGATTCCTTGTACATGCTGAGTAGATCTCGCGCTTCGGAAAACCGGTAGCCGTATTTGACGCCGTCATACCGTGCCAGGTTGGAACTGGCTTCTGCCGGTGCAATGATGTAGTAGGCCGCCACGCCGTAATCGGTGTGGGGAAGGGACACGTCACAGAGATCGGCTCCGAGTTCTTGAAAGATGCGGCAGGCCTTTTCGGTGGCTGCCGCCACTTCGGCATCCACGCCCTCGTTGAGGTATTCCTTGGGCAAGCCGACGCGAAGGCCTCGAATGGGCTGCGTCAACGCGGCCATGTAATCATCCGTCGGCTGCGCAATGGATGTGGAATCTTTGGGATCGTGGCCGGCCAGCACGGAGAGAAGAAGAGCCGCATCGCGCACATCTTTCGTCATGGGTCCGATTTGATCCAGGGAGGAGGCGAAAGCCACGAGGCCGTAACGGGACACGCGACCATAGGTCGGCCTCAACCCAACAATGCCGCAAAAGGAAGCCGGCAGACGAATGGAGCCTCCGGTATCCGTTCCCAGGGCGGCGGCGCAGAGGTCGGCGGCGACGGCGGCGGCCGACCCGCCACTGGACCCTCCCGGCACACGGTTCATGTCCCATGGGTTTCTGACAGGGCCAAAGGCCGAATTTTCATTGGAAGAGCCCATGGCAAACTCATCCATGTTGGTTTTTCCTAAAAGGATGGCTCCCGCCGCCCTCAACCGTTCCACTGCCGTGGCATCGTAAGGTGGGTTGAAATGTTCTAGAATCTTGGATCCGCAGGTGGTGCGAAGGCCTTTGGTGCACAGAACATCCTTGATGGCCAAAGGAACACCCGCCAGGGGCAAAGCCGTAAGGCTTTTGCGGCCTGCATCGTAGTCTTGGGCGTCTTTGAGGGCCTGTTCGGCCGTGACCGTGAGGAAACAATTGAGTTGAGGGTTCAGTCTTTGGATGCGATCCAGGTACGCACGAACCACTTCCGTCACACTGCATTGCTTTGCCAAAAGAGCTTCTCTGAGCCCATGAATGGTCAGGTGGGTCACGGACGACACTTCCTTTCCTTTGTCCACTTTAGATGACTCGGGGAACCACAAAATTGGCGCCGTCACTTTGCGGCGCATTGGACAGGGCGCGATCCCGATCCAGGGAAGGGTGAACCGCGTCGGGCCGAAACACGTTTTCCTGCTCTATGGCATGAGTTGTGGGTGGCACCTGGGAGGTGTCAACTTCGTGGAGTTTGTCCATGTATTCCAAAATCATGTTGAGATGCTGCGTCATGGCCAACTCTTCCTCGGCACTGAGACGGAGCCGGGCCAGTTCCGCCACATGCCGCACTTCCTCCAACGTGATCTTTTCCACAGGTGCTCCCTCGCGATTCATAACCGATTCGACCTCTCTCTTCATGCCCCATTGTTGGCGTGCATGCTACCACAAACGCGCACGGGCTCACAAGGATGGGTTGCAGTTCAACCCCGTTGCTTCTAAGATTTATTTTTGAAGCTTTGGGATCACTCTACGCTGAAGAGAGGACAGAGGATTCTTCATGGACATTGGACTCACGCCCCCGCAGCAGGAAGCCGTGGAATCCATCGGCCGGCCCGTTTTGGTCGCCGCCGGTGCCGGAAGCGGCAAAACGCGAACCCTGACCGCCAAAATCGCTTACCTCGTCAA is a window of Desulfosoma caldarium DNA encoding:
- the gatC gene encoding Asp-tRNA(Asn)/Glu-tRNA(Gln) amidotransferase subunit GatC, with translation MEKITLEEVRHVAELARLRLSAEEELAMTQHLNMILEYMDKLHEVDTSQVPPTTHAIEQENVFRPDAVHPSLDRDRALSNAPQSDGANFVVPRVI
- the gatA gene encoding Asp-tRNA(Asn)/Glu-tRNA(Gln) amidotransferase subunit GatA; this encodes MTHLTIHGLREALLAKQCSVTEVVRAYLDRIQRLNPQLNCFLTVTAEQALKDAQDYDAGRKSLTALPLAGVPLAIKDVLCTKGLRTTCGSKILEHFNPPYDATAVERLRAAGAILLGKTNMDEFAMGSSNENSAFGPVRNPWDMNRVPGGSSGGSAAAVAADLCAAALGTDTGGSIRLPASFCGIVGLRPTYGRVSRYGLVAFASSLDQIGPMTKDVRDAALLLSVLAGHDPKDSTSIAQPTDDYMAALTQPIRGLRVGLPKEYLNEGVDAEVAAATEKACRIFQELGADLCDVSLPHTDYGVAAYYIIAPAEASSNLARYDGVKYGYRFSEARDLLSMYKESRSRGFGTEVKRRIMLGTYCLSSGYYDAYYLKASQVRTLIRQDFLRAFEHCDVLLGPVSPTAAFVLGEKTQNPLQMYLIDVFTLPASLAGIPGLSLPCGYTSQGLPIGVQILGPHLGEATVLRAAYHFEQATKEERRTLTL